gcctagtgccaaacaaatgctcacaaCTCTAAAACGAAtcgatcaaatgattagatatcccggcgtgccagaaaggacaagtttctctcccatttaaattttaaatggagcttctaggtgaaggtgtaaggattgtacagcagtttatccaggagagttttgataatttttcatgccTGCACACCCTCTAGTCACACGGTAACTCGCAGTTGTAATTTGAAACCTCCATTCATTTCAATGGGGggcttaaacattttaaaacttaAATTCATTCAAATCTATACATCCTATCGACTCAAATTACATAGCGGCTGTTTTATTTGACAAGCAAACTTACCATGTTGTTGTTGATTGCTAGCTTCCTGAATTAATTCACTGATGAGTCCAAGCATTATCAGCCACTTCGGCTTCAACCAGTCGGCCACTGGCCCAGCGAATGCTCGAGGCCATAGTCTCCAATcggtttcagtcacataaaacgTGATATAAATTCACTGTCGTAACATGACCCGTGTTCTCTACTTTCTACTACAAATATGTTGATGAACTCGGTTCAGAATGAAATACAATTCACTTTAAAATATCACGAAGCCACAACTACATTTATGTGAAGAAACCAGAGTATATCAAATAACTTTTGTACACTGTACTAATTGATAGCATACCTAGTTATAACAGGTTGTACATTATCGAGTTGCTGATCATCCGACGATAAAACTCGTGTACATTCTAAAAATGTTCTACGGCAGTCGTTCAAAAAATTCCTGGAAGCCATCGCGTTCTCTACTCGACCAAATTACCTGCGCAAATAAACCCACATGGACTATTCCAAACACACCTTCACCGCCTCATCTAAGTCACGTGATAGATACGTAGCCCCAGAACCAGCCCACGTAAGGCCCATGTGACCACAACGTAAAGCCCATGTAACCACATCGTAGAGGCCATGTCACCACAACGTAGAGCCCATGTGACTAAAACGTAAGCCCTACGTCAACAAGGGGTGGGTATATTGGCGGCCACCAATAGTATGGAAGTCTAAACATCtaaacgtcttaagacgtccaaaAGTTACGTGTTAACACGGCACATTTTGTCGTGTTAAGACGTTaaaacgtcttaagacgtcaaaaagtaacgtcttaacacggcatttttgtacgtcttaagacgtccaaaTTTGACGTGTTAACACGGACGTCATTCTAGACGTTTTGAGCCAAATGGCGTTCCATATTCTACCCTCCACACGTCACGCGTCTCCGCTCACAGCGCGTCTGATCTGACCACGTCCTGCAGTTCACCAGACGGACACTACAGTAGCCAGTTATACTGTAAGTGCTTGTATTTGGATTTACTTTCGCGATCAGTAATGATTGTACTGGATTTATGGAGCTACTTTCGAAGTGGTCAGAACTAGCGAATGGTTACAAAACAACTTGCAGCAACGTAAACCTGTTAATTGTGTTTGTTAGCTAGCTAACGctgtgtgttttgttgttttgttgtttataACGCAGTTTTATTCGTTGTTGAGTTATATTGCTCTGCAGATCATGGCAAAAACAATGACAGATTGGTCCAACATGAAACGTAGAACCTAGCTAGCGGATTATCttagcacacacagcacagcatgGTGTCTTGGAGCTGTGATCTGTCTAGGAGTGGAACAAATCTCGTACAATAACCATCTCTATATTCCCTTCTTGCATAATAATACCTTAAATCTTTGGATATAGCATTTAGGTTAAATGCAGTCTAAGAGATAACAAGGTGCATAGGGAGTGTTGTGTTTGACTGGGCTGAGCAAACCTAACAGGTTGTGACCAGCTCgaactcactcacactcagcTGGTCAATAAGTAAGTTGGTCAGCATTCTGTGAACTTGTTTATGAACTCTTGTGACACCCATCACACAGTTCAGAGTTCAACTTTGTGCTTCtcctgttttattattatttcactgGATCAGACCTGCCATGTTTAATGTACTTCCTGCACCACACGTGACTGCACTCCAATGATGAGCTATGGAAGAACCCAAATAAATCAAAATACTGATAGCCTATATTAAAATGAATTAGGTCATTAGTAAATATTTGGTTGTCAGATCTGATTGGTAAATAAGTTATTTGTAAACACATTTATCCttcaaaatgcatgtaaaaTCTCCCAAACTGTATGTGCACTGACCAACTTACACCAACAATGTACTTTTAACAGCAGATTCCTATTTTAAAAAAGCTACAAAAAAGTTTCAAATCTAGAAAGATTTCTGCATATTTATATAGAACTTGCACAGAGTCTTTTTGGGTTGAATTCAACACTTTCAGTTCCATCATGTTCTGCTGTGCTCTGTCCACTTAATATTGTGGCACAGCAGAGCACACCATGGCGGTTCCGGCCGGCTTTGATATCGATGCCTCGCGCTGGGATCAGTCCACGTTCGTGGGCCGTCTCAAGCATTTCTTCAACATCACGGACTGTCGCACTGCCCTTCTGCCTACGTCCAGACTGGATGAAGCCAAGGTGATGGTGGAGAGCTGCAGGTACACTAAAAACTGAACAAACATGAGCTCAGTCAACAGGGGGCACTCATGGTCTGATGGTTAGGGAACCgctcttgtgaccggagggttcgATTggccccaggccatgactgaggtgcccttgagcaaggcgcttaactccaactgctccccaggtgcCGGACTAGGGTACCACAGCTCCTTAGTGATAatgatcacgtgtgtgtgtgtgtgtgtgtgtgtgtgtgtgtgtgtgtgtgtactcactcacagtcccctagtgatcactagtgtgtgtggtttttttttttttacaccacaCAGATGagaaaatgcagaggacaaatttagattggggtgaaaatcacaattgacaatatGGCAACTTAAGAGATCCAGTGTGAAGTATGGCTGTGTTTTGGCAGTAGATTTTCAAACTTGTTTCATTCTCTGAAGATTGCATATATTTACTTAGACCGGTGGTTTTctcgtttttttttcccccatgaAACACAGACTCTAATGTCTGTATATTGGATAGCAATTCTGTtgtgctctgtctctctctcactttctctcactctttgctctctctctttattcctctccttctccttctgctcctgcatgtgtttttttctgcatcTGTGTCTCTAGGGCAGGGTTTATCCCTCCAGGTACCACTGTGGAACAGCTGCACTATGCTAAGAAGCTATATGACTCAGCATTTCACCCTGACTCTGGGGACAGGATGAACCTGATTGGTAGAATGTCATTTCAAGTGCCTGGAGGCATGGCCATCACTGGCTTCATGCTACAGTTCTACAGGTACCCACATGGGCATTCATACTTATATAGTGTAGTTTGAGTCGCTAGGCATTTTAAACAGCGAAGTAGTACATTGGCAATTATGCCAAAGGTTAAATTGGTCATAAGAAATTTATATATTTGAAGAGAGCTGCACTGATGGCATTCATTTATGCAAATGATGTCTGCTAATGATGCTAATTACTGTTGTCTGCACACCAGGACAGTACCTGCGGTGGTGTTTTGGCAGTGGGTAAATCAGTCCTTCAACGCTCTGGTTAACTACACCAACCGCAACGCTGCCTCCCCCATCACTACCAAGTAAAGCTATGGTTTTGCACTATTTTTTTCAGTGGCGATTTACAGATTTGATGTAATCTCAGTGTGTAGTAGTTTACCCTGCAGTCGTGCAGTGCATGAATGGGTGGTGCACGTCTCTCATCTTCCTCCAGACAGATCGGCGTTGCTTATGTCACAGCCACAAGCACAGCCTTGGCCACTGCCGTGGGCCTGAACCTCTACACCAAGGTATTCTCACTCTGCACGTGCATAGATAAGGACAGATTAATAAACACTTTGCACTTGCTACTCAAGACACTGCTGATTACCCAGTCATTTTATTATCCAATAGAAATGGGAGTCTTAATGGCTCACTGTGCAGCTATTTGCCGTTCTGTCcagaaagccccgcctctgGTGGCTCGCTGGGTGCCGTTTGTAGCGGTGGCTGCAGCCAACTGCGTGAACATCCCTATGATGAGACAACAGTGAGTGCTGCATTTCATATCCATTATACCGCGTCTTCGTCTTCCGCACACACTTGGCTGAGCGCGTCTGTGTTCTTTCACACGCAGGGAGGTCCTGAATGGCATCGCAGTCACAGACGAAAACGGCAACACACTTGGCCAATCACGAGTGAGTAATGGCACAGGCATTGTGATTGGCCCAGCCGATAGGTGCTTTGGGAACAGTGGTACTTGTGCCTGAAAATATGTCTGAAATTGCAAGTAAGAGCTTTAGCAGAATAAATGCTTAAGGTGAGAATGAATGAAGGTGCTGGGAATCTGCACTGGAAAACCATTTGACCATTAACTATTTTGAACTGTTTTAAATTATTTAGAAACATTTCACTGAAATTGTGTTGAATCTGGCCTTTTACAGATCCTTATCAGTCAGAATGTTTCCTCTACTTCTAAAACCTCCAGTTTAGGTGCTGCATCTCTAGATCACGTTTGACACACTTTGTAGAACGTGTTTTATCTGGCAAGCACTGGTCCAAGTTCGAAGTAAATCCAAGACTCCCAAGTCCTTAATCGACAGGCTCTGTGTTTGGAGCTGGACCAGAACAGAAATGTAGATTAGAATTATAGATTAAACACTGACGCTGAACTGTTTTAAGTACTGATACCATTGTAACCTGGCTGAGCCCTTTGTGAATGGGCCAGATAGTGAACCCCCATTCCCTTTTCCCCATGTGCCACAGAAAGCTGCAGTCAAGGGCATCACACAGGTGGTCATTTCTCGTGTAACCATGGCAGCGCCAGGCATGAGTAAGTgtacacagagacagaggagaggtcAGGTACTCTGAGAGGGGCCATGCCTCTGGTCTTTGGTGAATACTAACACTTACATGACTGATAAGACAGAGACGCACTGTATATTTATGGAAATGACTAAACCAACCAAGTCATGGACCTGTTGATCTTCCTACAGTCATCCTCCCCATCATAATGCAGAGGCTAGAAAAACACAGATTTATGCAGGTAGGCAACATCCTGTGTCATTGAACTGTCAGGAAATATTTATGCAAAGCAGGGGCTTCACACTGAAACTTTCACCGTTATTGACACTTTATTTGTGAATGTATATTCTTTATTTACAGAAAATCACATTTCTCCATGCACCTTTGCAAGTGATGATGGTGGGAGTATTGTAAGTGCTTTGAGTTCAAGTTTGAGTGATATTATTTTGTGCAGCTGTTTAGTATTATTGGCTGCTGCTGTAGTTATTTTACATAGTGTCAAATATCAGTTTGGTTCTGTAAATGGTTATGAAAAAATGTGAAATAACATTGGctttcctcactctctcttcagCCTGGTCTTCATGGTGCCTGCAGCCTGTTCACTGTTTCCGCAGCGATGGTAAGACTTGGCAATCCAAGATTATTATAACAACACATTAAGCTTGGTGAAATCACTAATATCACAGTATAGATTATACTGTCCATCGGCCCCACTGGGAGGAACTGTGATGCTGTGTGCTTTGTTTTTCAGCTCTATGGCTGTGTCTAAGCTGGAGCCAGACCTGAGAGAATCCATCATCTCCCAGTATGGTGACCGCATTAGCTGTGTCTACTTCAACAAGGGCTTATGATACTTGAACATTTGATTGTCCATTTCTCCTGGTTTGAGGAACATGATCTCTCTGAGCTGGAGCAGTTTTGTGCAGGACCAGAGTTTTCATTTCTTACTTATATGAGGAGTGTTTTTGTGACCCCCACTCCTCCCCCCCAGTTTACTTTAGCAGTATTTGAATTCAGGACACTTCACGAAACcttcagccagtctctgctgcTATTTCGTTCTGTTCCATCTCCAGGTCTTTTGCTCCAAGCCAGCTGTGGAATGCTAATCACCAGGCCTGGCTAAGCTGGGTCTGGAGCTGGAACTGAACACAGTATGTTACTGGTAGCACTAATGGAATGATTTAAATGTTTTGCCTCAAATGGAATTGTAATTTATTTTCTATAATGCAAATCGTTTACAGTGGGTGATTGGATCCTTTTTTAACTATTCGAAGATGTCCATGACAGGACAAATGTGCTAAAGTTGGTCAATAAGCATTTCTTGATGCTTGTAATCAGCCTTAGGCAGCAAGTCTTGAGTAAGCTGTGTTTGAACCATTCTTTTATTATGAGTAAGAGAGGGGAACTGATGTAATTTCTCAGTATACCAGTCTCAGGAAAATTTATATTTGATGGTTTTAAGCCTTAATTCTCAAATCAGTACTTGAAACTGTGCATGCAAATATTTACTAGTACTCATTAGTGGTTCATCAGTGGGTTATTGATGACATGGctacagtgtgtgggtgtataagGCCACATGTATGATGAGGGTAGGGGCATACAAGATGTAATGACCAATTTTCAAGTGTTATTCAAGATCCTTCAGAATGTGCCTTGCATATATTAAACTTGTATGCTTGGAGCCTTATATCCTAGTTTTTCCCTGCCCTAATACCAATGCATGCACATTTTGATGCATACTTTGCATATCTTCATTATCAAATGTGAAATAAATGCAGGCACAGTTTACACTGATATGCCCTCATGCTCTATTCTGAACTGCTTACTCGGCTTCTAAAATTTAGCAGGGAAACATCAGCAATACTGATATGGATGCAGTATTACAATCTCATCTCTAGGGGGAAGTGTCGGCTCTATAATAATTTGAAGTCGTGCTCAGAATAACTGCTGTGGTGTGGAAGTTGCATGTGCCTAAAATGTCCTTTAGAGAAAAAGTTCATGCCAAGGAGGATCATTCTGAAAGTCCTGTGAAAAACATTTGGGAAGCAGATGAGAGCAATATTTTTCTTGAGCAACTGGCTGGCTGCTAGTGACCTGCTCTTTGGAGGGAATTCAACGGGAGTGTTGAAAGTGTACAAGTGGTGCTGCAGACATGTGCAGCTCAGGGATGTTTATACCTGCAAATCCAACATGCAGAGTGCAGTTCATTCAACCTGTATGTTCAGGAACTGGATAAGACAGACAGGTCAGGAACATACTGTAAACTGTACAATCTGACAGACAGGCTCATAGTCTTTAACTTTTTTATTATTAGATAATACTGTATGTTTGCCCATCAAGTGAATGTCCACACAGGAATTACACAAAGCATCAAAGACATGCATAGTCTGGTTCTCATCGCTGTTCTCCTGTGAGGTTGACACAAGAGATCTCACATTACTGCACTCTCGGCAAATGTTTACAAGAAAGACAAAGACTAGTAAAAATGACACACAATATGAACCAAAAGGTAATGACACAGTAAAAAATGTAGAAacatggcaacaacaaacatttAAATTATGCCATTTATATTCCATTACATTTAATACAAAGCAGTTAAGCGGATATAGCATGATGCATATTGAACATTGCCAACATTACCCTTGTAGATTTATTTAAGTATTCATAGATATTCAAGCTTGTTTATGGCAAATTCTAAAAGGGTAAGAGGAAAAGGAGATTACTGATAAAGGTTTTAATTTAATGCACACCTCCTCTAGAACGGGGGAAGCAGCTAAGACCTCCAAAAACACTTAAGCTCTGACCTTCTCAAAGTTGGTTGGCTTggacaaaacagaaaaaaataatacatttgaatAAAACCCACATCATTGCTCCTTTCTGTTTGGCATACCCTCACCATGTTGATTTTATACAGTTTTGGAAGTACCATGAAAATGAACTGCCCCATACACAATaccaaaaaacaacaacaactaaaaaaaatattcatcAATTGTCACTTCATCAATTGTCCAAAACCCGCTAAAAACGTTTGTTTTCCTTCGTTCCTCAGTGGTCCACTctgtctcccctctccctctctccctcattcagtCTGACCACActgtggcacatggttcacccTGATGAAATGCCTAGCAACTACTAAGATCATACCTTACTCTGTCTATCACATGACTTGGCAGTGCCCAATCAGGGGATGGTTGCAACAACATAATTCACTGTGCCTTCTTAAGACTGCTGACAAACTGAGTTTATTAACCTCACAGATGGAAGAAACCTGTCTTCATTTTCTTCTTCCCAAAGCAGAAGAAAACGTGTATGCTATAGAACTGCGTCTTTGCATGTTAATCTGATCAGCATAGTAACTGTGGGGCAACCTGGGGCCTACCCATTACCATGGCAACTAAAGTCTTACATAGGCCTACCTCTTGGGAGTCCCATGAAACTCATTCTTATTGCAAGTCAGCTAACAAGATATTGAGAGGGTGATAGCACGCAACAACACATGACCGGAAAATTCCTGTCAAACATTTGTTAATGAGTTCTCAGAATCACTATCCTAAGTCGTATAGAAACATCACAAAAACATCTGCAAAAAAAAGCACGAACGCATTAAATGACGTTCTTCTGAGAGAAGGGGAAAGAGAAGAGTTACAAATCCTGAAAAAAGAGGACTCAATCCTCCTGTAGAGATTCCCACAAAAGTGCAAAGTTCAATCAGGAACAAGAGCGATGTCAGAGAATTGACTTCTCAAAAAGCAGATATCTAAACAAACGAAAAACAtcaacacaaatatatacacgTAGTTAAGGGAGAGACTACATGTATAGAGCCATAAACAAAaccagagaggagagaagaagcaCTTGACAAGGAAATAAGGACGCCAGGCAAGCAGACTCCTTTCCATTACACAATATATACCAAATCAGGAAGGAACTAAACGCATCCTGCCAAGCAAGTGTTTCAATGCTTTTGAGGTACTGTATTATCGTTCCTTCTTTTTTCCTACCAGGGGCTTAAAATCCCTTAGTTTGTGGTTAAAAGCAAAGAAGCTTCTGCTTCTGTGAAAAACAAAAAGCCTTGTCCCCATATTTTTGTTATACATTCTGGAATTTGGTCAGCAGCAAACTAAGTTCCTTTGTCCCTCACAAATCAATGTGGAGCGACATTAACTTTGGTCTCTAATTTTCTTTTTCTAAAACCCATGCAACTGCCTGTTTTAATGCTCTTCATTTAGTCTCAGTTTATCTTTGAACTATCTGGGAAGTCCTGCCTCACCATTTATCTGACTGGACCAACTGGCACGGCTATGGGAAACTACACTAAGCAAGAGTAATATTTTAGCTGTCTCTATTTGGGGTTTGGACAAAGTCTCAACAAAGTGTAGATGTGAAATGAGCTGAGAGTCTGCAAAAGTCTGCAGCTTTGCAAGACTTGGAGGCCATTTCAGTCCTTTTAAAATAAGGGGAAGATTAAGCGCTATTAGGGGCAGAAAGTGCTCACAAATTAAGATTGTCCGTCATATAACGGTGGGGGTTTGACTGCAAGCCTAGAAAGAGAAATTACATCATCATTTGACCAGTTCCACTGTCATGTTCCAATATCTAATGATGACTGTAAAATAATCTGTACTATAACACTTCAATTTGGTGGTTATCTCTTTTAGTTTGTTCTGACCTATGTTGGATCTTTAACATGGCATTTTAAAGAACTTCAGATCAGACAATAAAGAGAGGTGTAGGACTACATTATGGGTCCTCGTTATCCAGAAACTCTTTCTTGGGTGGAGCACTTCCACGGTACCAGGCACACGAACCATCTCCTCTCTTGATGCAGGCGTAGTGGTCAGACTGGCGTCCATGGATAATCTTCTCCGTCACCCAGTCCGTCCACAAGCACTCCTCCGGGGTGCTGACTACACACGGGAAAGCCGCACAGCGGGTGATCTGGTCACAACAAAAACACAGTGGGTAACTACAAGGCGATGCATTTTACACGCTATTTATGGCACAAAGTCTTCTCCTTTGAACCCCCATTGAACCAAAATCAGTGTTTGTTTCTAATTAGGTTCTTCTGAGCATGCAATGtacatatataaacatgttCCAAAGTCTAGTAAATTAACAATTTATTTCACCAGAATTTCTCCTCTTAGAATGTAAAATGGTTTGTCCTCATGAGCTTTACCGTTAACGGCCCGTTCCCTTTTCACATGCTCCTGAGTTCTACTTTCTCACCCTCCCCAAGTTTGCGCAGTCTAGCTAGTGAGCAGAAATGCTGTTTAGTGAGGAAGAGCCATAGTTTTTATAATTTGTATCTTTGGCTTGGTTGTTCTAAGATATTAAGTTA
The genomic region above belongs to Brachyhypopomus gauderio isolate BG-103 chromosome 3, BGAUD_0.2, whole genome shotgun sequence and contains:
- the sfxn2 gene encoding sideroflexin-2, producing the protein MAVPAGFDIDASRWDQSTFVGRLKHFFNITDCRTALLPTSRLDEAKVMVESCRAGFIPPGTTVEQLHYAKKLYDSAFHPDSGDRMNLIGRMSFQVPGGMAITGFMLQFYRTVPAVVFWQWVNQSFNALVNYTNRNAASPITTKQIGVAYVTATSTALATAVGLNLYTKKAPPLVARWVPFVAVAAANCVNIPMMRQQEVLNGIAVTDENGNTLGQSRKAAVKGITQVVISRVTMAAPGMIILPIIMQRLEKHRFMQKITFLHAPLQVMMVGVFLVFMVPAACSLFPQRCSMAVSKLEPDLRESIISQYGDRISCVYFNKGL